The Aeromicrobium sp. Sec7.5 genome window below encodes:
- the disA gene encoding DNA integrity scanning diadenylate cyclase DisA, which translates to MPNPPDLRTVLASVAPGTELREGLQRILRGRTGALIVIGQDKPIESLSTGGFVLDVPFSATGVRELAKMDGAIILDANAQRILRASVHLMPDPSIPTVESGTRHRTADRVARQTGLPVISVSASMHTIAVYFGEVRHVLEESAAIIGRADQALQTLERYRHRLDEVADSLSALEIEDLVTVRDVAQVAQRLEMVDRIAREIDAYVLELGVEGRLLALQLDELVSGVQNERELLIRDYMPRGRRARPTAQVLTDLEAVDAPDLVDLGRIARAMRIGTDDTLDAPLSPRGHRMLDRVPRIPTTVAERVVEHFGSLQKLLAASVDDLTLVEGVGELRAKSLREGLSRLADSSILERYV; encoded by the coding sequence GTGCCGAACCCCCCTGACCTGCGGACCGTCCTGGCGTCCGTCGCGCCCGGCACCGAGCTGCGCGAGGGCCTCCAGCGCATCCTGCGCGGCCGCACCGGCGCCCTCATCGTGATCGGCCAGGACAAGCCGATCGAGTCGCTCTCCACGGGCGGCTTCGTGCTCGACGTGCCGTTCTCGGCCACGGGCGTGCGCGAGCTGGCCAAGATGGACGGCGCGATCATCCTCGACGCGAACGCCCAGCGCATCCTGCGTGCCAGCGTGCACCTGATGCCCGACCCCAGCATCCCCACCGTGGAGTCCGGCACCCGTCACCGCACGGCCGACCGCGTGGCCCGGCAGACCGGGCTGCCCGTCATCTCGGTCTCGGCCTCGATGCACACCATCGCCGTGTATTTCGGCGAGGTGCGCCACGTGCTCGAGGAGTCGGCGGCCATCATCGGCCGCGCCGACCAGGCACTGCAGACGCTGGAGCGCTACCGCCACCGTCTCGACGAGGTCGCCGACTCGCTCTCGGCCCTCGAGATCGAGGACCTCGTCACGGTCCGCGACGTCGCCCAGGTCGCCCAGCGCCTCGAGATGGTCGACCGCATCGCCCGCGAGATCGACGCCTACGTGCTCGAGCTCGGCGTCGAGGGTCGCCTGCTCGCGCTGCAGCTCGACGAGCTCGTCAGCGGTGTCCAGAACGAGCGTGAGCTTCTGATCCGCGACTACATGCCCCGCGGCCGCCGGGCGCGCCCCACCGCGCAGGTGCTCACCGACCTCGAGGCCGTCGACGCGCCCGACCTGGTCGACCTGGGCCGCATCGCCCGGGCCATGCGGATCGGCACCGACGACACCCTCGACGCCCCCCTGTCGCCCCGCGGGCACCGCATGCTCGACCGGGTCCCCCGCATCCCGACCACCGTCGCCGAGCGGGTCGTCGAGCACTTCGGATCGCTCCAGAAGCTGCTCGCCGCGAGCGTCGACGACCTCACGCTCGTCGAGGGTGTCGGCGAGCTTCGCGCCAAGAGCCTGCGTGAAGGCCTCTCCCGCCTGGCCGACTCGAGCATCCTCGAGCGCTACGTCTGA
- a CDS encoding A/G-specific adenine glycosylase — MTSPVESALTDPLDPAVLHARVDAWFAAHARSLPWRDAPDPWPVMVSEFMLQQTPVVRVLPMFAAWMERWPTPGDLAAEPVGEAVRAWGRLGYPRRAQRLHAAAVAIVDRHAGEVPGTYEELLELPGIGDYTAAAIASFAFARRHVVLDTNVRRVFARVAEGRQYPHTSVTKAERELATSLLPEEDAHRWAAATMELGAVVCTARAPRCEACPVADVCRWHLAGHPEHDGPPRRGQAWAGTDRQCRGRLLAVLRESADPVPKPDLDLAWDDVGQRERCLDSLIDDGLVTPRPDGTFTL; from the coding sequence ATGACCTCGCCCGTCGAATCCGCGCTCACCGACCCGCTCGACCCCGCCGTCCTGCACGCGCGAGTCGACGCCTGGTTCGCGGCCCATGCCCGGTCCTTGCCCTGGCGCGACGCCCCGGATCCCTGGCCGGTCATGGTCTCGGAGTTCATGCTGCAGCAGACGCCCGTCGTGCGCGTGCTCCCGATGTTCGCGGCCTGGATGGAGCGGTGGCCCACGCCCGGCGACCTGGCCGCCGAGCCGGTCGGCGAGGCGGTGCGCGCGTGGGGCCGGTTGGGCTACCCGCGTCGTGCCCAGCGCCTGCACGCGGCAGCGGTCGCGATCGTCGACCGTCACGCCGGAGAGGTCCCGGGGACCTACGAGGAGCTGCTGGAGCTGCCCGGCATCGGCGACTACACCGCGGCGGCGATCGCGTCGTTCGCCTTCGCTCGGCGCCATGTCGTGCTCGACACGAACGTGCGGCGCGTGTTCGCGCGGGTGGCCGAGGGTCGGCAGTACCCGCACACGTCGGTCACGAAGGCGGAGCGCGAGCTCGCGACGTCCCTGCTGCCCGAGGAGGATGCCCACCGGTGGGCGGCGGCCACGATGGAGCTCGGCGCCGTCGTCTGCACGGCCAGGGCGCCCCGCTGCGAGGCCTGCCCCGTGGCCGACGTGTGCCGCTGGCACCTGGCCGGACACCCGGAGCACGACGGTCCGCCCCGTCGTGGCCAGGCCTGGGCCGGGACCGACCGGCAGTGCCGAGGCCGACTGCTGGCGGTGCTGCGGGAGTCGGCGGACCCCGTCCCGAAGCCCGACCTCGACCTGGCCTGGGACGACGTCGGCCAGCGCGAACGTTGCCTCGACTCCCTGATCGACGACGGACTCGTCACGCCACGACCCGACGGCACCTTCACGCTCTGA
- a CDS encoding ATP-dependent Clp protease ATP-binding subunit yields the protein MFERFTDRARRVVVLAQEEARMLSHNYIGTEHILLGLIHEGEGVAAKALESLDISLEAVRAQVEDIIGQGQQAPSGHIPFTPRAKKVLELSLREALQLGHNYIGTEHILLGLIREGEGVAAQVLVKLGADLNRVRQQVIQLVQGFQGKEAETAGAPQESAPQGSTVLDQFGRNLTQAAREGKLDPVIGRETQIERVMQVLSRRTKNNPVLIGEPGVGKTTVVEGLAQDIIRGDVPETLKDKQIYTLDLGALVAGSRYRGDFEERLKKVLKEIRTRGDIILFIDEIHTLVGAGAAEGAIDAASILKPMLARGELQTIGATTLDEFRKHFEKDAALERRFQPIQVPEPSVAHTIEMLKGLRDRYEAHHRVTITDEALVAAANLADRYVTDRFLPDKAIDLIDEAGSRLRIRRMTAPPVLKDFDDQIADVRRRKEGAIDSQDFEAAASLRDEEKKLIAAKAEREKQWKAGDMDAVAVVDEELVAEVLALATGIPIFKLTEEESSRLLNMEEHLHKRVIGQDEAIKALSRAIRRTRAGLKDPRRPGGSFIFAGPSGVGKTWLSKTLAEFLFGDEDALIQLDMSEYSEKHTVARLFGAPPGYVGYEEGGQLTEKVRRKPFSVVLFDEVEKAHPDIFNSLLQILEEGHMTDSQGRLVDFKNTVIIMTTNLGTRDIAKGVSLGFGQADDVEGSYLKMKAKVSEELKQHFRPEFLNRVDEVVVFPPLTREQIASMVDMMIASLEKRLLDRDMGIELTPAAKDLLAKRGFDPVLGARPLRRTVQREIEDAMAEKMLFGELRPGQIVLVDAEGEGPEATFTFVGTAKADLELAEGSEPLAVEAGSSE from the coding sequence ATGTTCGAAAGATTTACCGATCGGGCCCGTCGTGTGGTCGTGCTTGCGCAGGAGGAAGCGCGCATGCTCAGCCACAACTACATCGGCACCGAGCACATCCTCCTGGGCCTGATCCACGAGGGCGAGGGCGTCGCCGCCAAGGCTCTCGAGAGCCTCGACATCTCGCTCGAGGCCGTGCGCGCGCAGGTCGAGGACATCATCGGCCAGGGCCAGCAGGCCCCCAGCGGCCACATCCCCTTCACGCCGCGCGCCAAGAAGGTGCTCGAGCTGTCCCTGCGCGAGGCGCTGCAGCTCGGTCACAACTACATCGGCACCGAGCACATCCTGCTCGGCCTGATCCGCGAGGGCGAGGGCGTCGCCGCCCAGGTCCTCGTGAAGCTGGGCGCCGACCTCAACCGCGTGCGCCAGCAGGTCATCCAGCTCGTCCAGGGCTTCCAGGGCAAGGAGGCCGAGACCGCCGGCGCCCCCCAGGAGTCGGCCCCGCAGGGTTCGACGGTCCTCGACCAGTTCGGCCGCAACCTCACGCAGGCGGCCCGCGAGGGCAAGCTCGACCCGGTCATCGGTCGCGAGACCCAGATCGAGCGGGTCATGCAGGTCCTGTCGCGCCGCACCAAGAACAACCCCGTGCTGATCGGCGAGCCCGGCGTCGGCAAGACCACGGTCGTCGAGGGCCTCGCCCAGGACATCATCCGTGGCGACGTCCCCGAGACGCTCAAGGACAAGCAGATCTACACGCTCGACCTCGGCGCGCTCGTGGCCGGCTCGCGCTACCGCGGTGACTTCGAGGAGCGCCTGAAGAAGGTCCTCAAGGAGATCCGCACCCGCGGCGACATCATCCTGTTCATCGACGAGATCCACACCCTCGTGGGTGCGGGTGCCGCCGAGGGCGCGATCGACGCCGCCAGCATCCTCAAGCCGATGCTGGCCCGCGGTGAGCTGCAGACCATCGGTGCCACGACGCTCGACGAGTTCCGCAAGCACTTCGAGAAGGACGCCGCGCTCGAGCGCCGGTTCCAGCCCATCCAGGTGCCGGAGCCCTCGGTCGCGCACACGATCGAGATGCTCAAGGGCCTGCGCGACCGCTACGAGGCGCACCACCGCGTCACGATCACCGACGAGGCACTCGTCGCGGCGGCCAACCTGGCCGACCGCTACGTCACCGACCGGTTCCTCCCGGACAAGGCGATCGACCTCATCGACGAGGCGGGCTCGCGCCTGCGCATCCGTCGCATGACGGCGCCGCCGGTCCTCAAGGACTTCGACGACCAGATCGCCGACGTCCGCCGCCGCAAGGAGGGCGCGATCGACTCGCAGGACTTCGAGGCCGCTGCCTCCCTGCGCGACGAGGAGAAGAAGCTCATCGCGGCCAAGGCCGAGCGTGAGAAGCAGTGGAAGGCCGGCGACATGGACGCCGTCGCGGTCGTCGACGAGGAGCTCGTGGCCGAGGTCCTGGCGCTCGCCACCGGCATCCCGATCTTCAAGCTCACCGAGGAGGAGTCGAGCCGACTCCTCAACATGGAGGAGCACCTGCACAAGCGCGTCATCGGTCAGGACGAGGCCATCAAGGCCCTGTCCCGGGCCATCCGTCGCACGCGTGCCGGCCTGAAGGATCCGCGCCGTCCCGGCGGATCGTTCATCTTCGCCGGCCCCTCGGGCGTCGGCAAGACCTGGCTGTCCAAGACGCTCGCGGAGTTCCTGTTCGGTGACGAGGACGCGCTGATCCAGCTCGACATGAGCGAGTACTCCGAGAAGCACACGGTCGCGCGCCTGTTCGGCGCGCCTCCCGGCTACGTCGGGTACGAAGAGGGCGGCCAGCTCACCGAGAAGGTGCGGCGCAAGCCGTTCAGCGTGGTGCTGTTCGACGAGGTCGAGAAGGCCCACCCCGACATCTTCAACTCGCTCCTGCAGATCCTCGAGGAAGGCCACATGACCGACAGTCAGGGCCGACTCGTCGACTTCAAGAACACCGTCATCATCATGACGACCAACCTCGGTACCCGCGACATCGCCAAGGGCGTGAGCCTGGGCTTCGGCCAGGCCGATGACGTCGAGGGGTCGTACCTGAAGATGAAGGCGAAGGTGTCGGAGGAGCTCAAGCAGCACTTCCGCCCCGAGTTCCTGAACCGTGTCGACGAGGTCGTCGTGTTCCCGCCGCTGACGCGCGAGCAGATCGCCTCGATGGTCGACATGATGATCGCCTCGCTCGAGAAGCGCCTGCTGGACCGGGACATGGGCATCGAGCTGACGCCGGCCGCGAAGGACCTGCTGGCCAAGCGTGGCTTCGACCCGGTGCTGGGCGCGCGTCCGCTGCGCCGCACGGTGCAGCGCGAGATCGAGGACGCGATGGCCGAGAAGATGCTGTTCGGCGAGCTGCGTCCGGGACAGATCGTGCTGGTCGACGCCGAGGGCGAGGGCCCCGAGGCCACGTTCACCTTCGTGGGCACGGCCAAGGCCGATCTCGAGCTGGCCGAGGGCTCCGAGCCCCTCGCGGTCGAGGCCGGCAGCTCGGAGTGA